The Alteriqipengyuania halimionae genome contains a region encoding:
- the fghA gene encoding S-formylglutathione hydrolase, whose protein sequence is METVSENKAFGGTQGVYSHASEETGTGMNFAVYVPPHADGAKLPVLWFLSGLTCTHANVMEKGEYRAACAEHGVILVAPDTSPRGDDVPDAEDEYDFGKGAGFYVDATEEPWAKHYRMRSYIERELPELIAARFPADMDRQGITGHSMGGHGALTIGLRNADRFRSVSAFAPIVAPSQVPWGEKALGRYLGDDRQAWREYDAVALIEDGARVPELLVDQGTADQFLEEQLKPELLAAACKDAGIEATIRMQEGYDHSYYFISTFMADHVAWHAARLG, encoded by the coding sequence ATGGAAACCGTCAGCGAGAACAAGGCCTTCGGCGGGACGCAGGGCGTCTATTCGCACGCTTCCGAAGAGACCGGGACCGGGATGAACTTCGCGGTCTATGTCCCGCCGCATGCCGACGGCGCGAAGCTGCCGGTGCTGTGGTTTCTCTCGGGCCTCACCTGCACCCATGCCAATGTCATGGAGAAGGGCGAGTATCGCGCGGCCTGCGCCGAGCACGGCGTGATCCTGGTCGCGCCCGACACGTCCCCGCGCGGGGACGACGTGCCCGATGCCGAGGATGAATACGATTTCGGCAAGGGCGCGGGTTTCTATGTCGATGCGACCGAGGAGCCGTGGGCGAAGCACTACCGCATGCGCTCCTATATCGAGCGCGAATTGCCCGAACTGATCGCGGCTCGTTTCCCCGCCGATATGGACCGGCAGGGCATCACCGGCCACTCGATGGGCGGCCACGGCGCGCTCACCATCGGCTTGCGCAATGCCGATCGCTTCCGCTCGGTCAGCGCCTTCGCCCCGATCGTCGCGCCGAGCCAGGTGCCATGGGGCGAGAAGGCGCTCGGCCGCTATCTGGGTGACGATCGACAGGCATGGCGTGAATACGATGCGGTCGCGCTGATCGAGGACGGCGCGCGGGTGCCGGAATTGCTGGTCGATCAGGGCACGGCAGACCAGTTCCTCGAGGAGCAGCTCAAGCCCGAATTGCTCGCGGCGGCTTGCAAGGATGCGGGCATCGAGGCCACCATCCGCATGCAGGAGGGCTATGACCACTCCTACTATTTCATCTCGACCTTCATGGCCGATCACGTCGCGTGGCATGCGGCGCGGCTGGGATAG
- a CDS encoding P-II family nitrogen regulator, which produces MKLLIAIVKPFKLEAVREALTEAGAKGLTISEVQGYGRQRGHTEIYRGAEYSYDFVPKIRIESVVPDDVAPGAIEAVIAAAQTGSIGDGKIFALDVASAVRIRTGETDEHAL; this is translated from the coding sequence ATGAAACTGCTCATCGCAATCGTGAAGCCGTTCAAGCTGGAGGCGGTGCGCGAAGCGCTCACCGAAGCCGGTGCCAAGGGACTGACGATATCCGAGGTCCAGGGCTACGGCCGCCAGCGGGGCCATACCGAGATCTATCGTGGAGCCGAATACTCGTACGACTTCGTGCCGAAGATCCGCATCGAATCGGTCGTGCCCGACGATGTCGCGCCCGGCGCGATCGAAGCGGTGATCGCCGCCGCCCAGACCGGATCGATCGGCGACGGCAAGATCTTCGCGCTCGATGTCGCCTCCGCGGTTCGCATCCGCACCGGTGAAACCGACGAACACGCACTCTGA
- a CDS encoding tRNA-binding protein, producing the protein MHLEHDPANPAAETIAFDDFLKVDIRVGRIVAVEDFPEARNPAFKLTIDFGPAIGHKRSSAQITTLYDREALVGRLVAAVVNFPPRQIANMMSDVLTVGFPDEDGNVVLFAPDRDVPLGARLF; encoded by the coding sequence ATGCATCTGGAGCACGATCCCGCCAATCCGGCGGCCGAGACCATCGCGTTCGACGATTTCCTCAAGGTCGATATCCGTGTCGGCCGGATCGTCGCGGTCGAGGATTTTCCCGAAGCGCGCAATCCGGCGTTCAAGCTGACGATCGATTTCGGCCCGGCGATCGGACACAAACGCTCCTCCGCGCAGATCACCACGCTTTACGATCGTGAGGCGCTGGTCGGCAGGCTGGTGGCTGCGGTGGTCAATTTCCCGCCGCGCCAGATCGCCAACATGATGTCCGATGTTCTGACGGTCGGCTTCCCGGACGAAGACGGAAATGTCGTCCTCTTCGCTCCGGATCGGGACGTCCCGCTGGGCGCGCGGCTGTTTTGA
- a CDS encoding cupin domain-containing protein gives MTSAATPRKVNLAEKFARFDDHWAPRIAGRYNSNEIRLAKAAGDFQWHSHADTDEMFIVIEGTLRMEFRDHVETLGPSEFIVVPRGVEHFPRVPEGEAKLVIIDPADTANTGDPATAYRPTDI, from the coding sequence ATGACCTCGGCGGCGACGCCCAGGAAGGTCAATCTGGCGGAGAAATTCGCCAGGTTCGACGATCACTGGGCGCCGCGTATTGCAGGCAGATACAACAGCAACGAAATACGCCTCGCCAAGGCGGCGGGTGATTTCCAGTGGCACAGCCATGCCGATACCGATGAGATGTTCATCGTGATCGAGGGCACGCTGCGGATGGAATTTCGCGACCACGTTGAAACGCTGGGGCCGAGCGAGTTCATCGTCGTTCCGCGCGGGGTGGAGCATTTTCCGCGCGTACCGGAAGGCGAGGCGAAGCTTGTCATCATCGACCCGGCGGACACCGCCAATACCGGCGATCCGGCCACAGCCTATCGCCCTACCGACATTTGA
- a CDS encoding ammonium transporter, which yields MMFSLRKIAAAGFAALVATPAFAMEAPADTGPAVAAAEAAASIAKGDTAWMIVATVLVMAMIVPGVALFYGGLARTKNMASVLTQVLGVASLAMLIWVTYGYSLAFGGDSHVVISDFSKVFLNGVTADSGAATFSDGVEIPEYIFIAFQMTFAAITAALVVGGTMERAKFSTMMVFTAIWLTIVYFPIAHMVWATGGLIFEWGALDFAGGTVVHINAGVSALVGCLILGKRVGYQKEPMPPHSLTMTLVGTGLLWVGWFGFNGGSELEADGVAALAVLNTFVATAAGVLFWMLGEKLTGHKGSLLGGCSGAIAGLVAVTPAAGNSGPFGAILIGGIAALVCFWFVTSIKPKLGFDDTADVFGIHGLGGIVGSLGTAFTMLPALGGPGDADYAAGAQFVIQLQAVLVAIAWAGVGAAIAFFIAKVLTGGRVPEDVEREGLDLGEHGERAYNY from the coding sequence ATGATGTTTAGCTTGAGAAAAATTGCTGCCGCCGGGTTTGCCGCATTGGTGGCGACGCCCGCCTTTGCGATGGAGGCGCCTGCGGATACCGGCCCTGCCGTGGCTGCAGCCGAAGCCGCAGCGAGCATCGCCAAGGGCGATACCGCATGGATGATCGTCGCCACCGTATTGGTGATGGCGATGATCGTGCCCGGCGTGGCGCTGTTCTATGGCGGCCTCGCGCGGACCAAGAACATGGCGTCGGTGCTCACCCAGGTGCTGGGCGTCGCCTCGCTCGCGATGCTTATCTGGGTGACCTATGGTTACTCTCTGGCATTCGGCGGCGACAGCCACGTGGTCATCTCCGACTTCAGCAAGGTGTTCCTGAACGGCGTGACCGCGGATTCGGGGGCGGCGACCTTCAGCGACGGGGTCGAGATCCCCGAATACATCTTCATCGCCTTCCAGATGACCTTCGCCGCGATTACCGCCGCGCTGGTCGTGGGCGGCACGATGGAACGGGCCAAGTTCTCGACCATGATGGTGTTTACCGCCATCTGGCTGACGATCGTCTATTTCCCGATTGCGCACATGGTGTGGGCGACCGGCGGCCTGATCTTCGAATGGGGCGCGCTCGACTTTGCGGGCGGAACGGTGGTCCACATCAATGCCGGCGTCTCGGCGCTGGTCGGCTGCCTGATCCTGGGCAAGCGCGTCGGCTACCAGAAAGAACCGATGCCGCCGCACTCGCTGACGATGACGCTGGTCGGCACCGGCCTGCTGTGGGTGGGCTGGTTCGGCTTCAACGGCGGTTCCGAACTGGAAGCCGACGGCGTGGCCGCGCTTGCGGTGCTCAACACCTTCGTCGCGACCGCTGCGGGCGTGCTGTTCTGGATGCTGGGCGAGAAGCTGACCGGCCACAAGGGTTCGCTGCTGGGCGGCTGCTCGGGCGCGATCGCGGGCCTCGTCGCGGTGACCCCGGCGGCGGGCAATAGCGGCCCGTTCGGGGCGATCCTGATCGGCGGGATCGCAGCACTGGTGTGCTTCTGGTTCGTCACCAGCATCAAGCCCAAGCTGGGCTTCGACGATACTGCGGACGTGTTCGGCATTCACGGGCTCGGCGGGATCGTCGGTTCGCTGGGCACCGCGTTCACGATGCTGCCGGCGCTCGGCGGTCCGGGCGATGCCGATTACGCTGCCGGTGCGCAGTTCGTGATCCAGCTGCAGGCCGTGCTGGTCGCGATCGCCTGGGCCGGCGTGGGGGCTGCCATAGCGTTCTTCATCGCCAAGGTCCTGACAGGCGGACGCGTGCCCGAAGATGTCGAGCGCGAAGGGCTCGACCTCGGGGAGCATGGCGAACGCGCCTACAATTACTGA
- a CDS encoding S-(hydroxymethyl)glutathione dehydrogenase/class III alcohol dehydrogenase — MKTRAAVAFEAKQPLEIVELDLEGPKPGEVLVEIMATGICHTDAYTLDGLDSEGLFPSVLGHEGAGIVREVGAGVTSVKEGDHVIPLYTPECRQCKMCLSGKTNLCSAIRETQGKGLMPDGTTRFSYKGKPIYHYMGCSTFSNFTVLPEIAVAKIREDAPFHTSCYIGCGVTTGVGAVVNTADVRPGDNVVVFGLGGIGLNVIQGARMAGADRIVGVDINPDKKSYAEHFGMTDFVNPKDVDDIVAYLVDLLDGGADYSFDCTGNTDVMRQALECCHKGWGTSIVIGVAEAGKTIETRPFQLVTGRNWRGSAFGGAKGRTDVPKIVDWYMDGKIQIDPMITHVLKLEEINKGFDLMHAGESIRSVVVY, encoded by the coding sequence ATGAAAACCCGCGCCGCCGTCGCCTTCGAAGCCAAGCAACCGCTCGAGATCGTCGAACTCGATCTCGAAGGGCCCAAGCCGGGCGAAGTGCTGGTCGAAATCATGGCCACGGGCATCTGCCATACCGATGCCTACACGCTCGACGGGCTCGACAGCGAAGGCCTGTTCCCCAGCGTTCTCGGTCATGAAGGCGCCGGGATCGTGCGCGAGGTCGGCGCAGGCGTGACGAGCGTGAAGGAAGGCGATCACGTCATCCCGCTCTACACGCCCGAATGTCGCCAGTGCAAAATGTGCCTGTCGGGCAAGACCAACCTGTGCAGCGCGATCCGCGAGACGCAGGGCAAAGGCCTGATGCCCGACGGGACCACGCGGTTCAGCTACAAGGGCAAGCCGATCTATCACTATATGGGCTGCTCGACCTTCTCGAATTTCACCGTTCTGCCAGAGATCGCGGTCGCCAAGATCCGCGAGGACGCGCCCTTCCACACCAGCTGCTATATCGGCTGCGGCGTGACGACGGGCGTTGGCGCGGTGGTAAACACCGCCGATGTGCGCCCCGGCGACAATGTCGTGGTCTTCGGCCTCGGCGGGATCGGCCTCAATGTGATCCAGGGCGCGCGCATGGCGGGTGCCGACCGGATCGTGGGTGTCGACATCAACCCCGACAAGAAATCCTATGCCGAGCACTTCGGGATGACCGATTTCGTCAATCCGAAGGACGTCGACGACATCGTCGCCTATCTCGTCGACCTGCTTGATGGAGGGGCCGACTATTCGTTCGATTGCACCGGCAACACCGATGTCATGCGCCAGGCGCTAGAATGCTGCCACAAGGGCTGGGGCACCAGCATCGTCATCGGCGTGGCGGAAGCGGGCAAGACGATCGAGACCCGGCCGTTCCAGCTGGTGACCGGCCGCAACTGGCGCGGTAGCGCGTTCGGCGGGGCCAAGGGCCGCACCGATGTGCCCAAGATCGTCGACTGGTACATGGACGGCAAGATCCAGATCGACCCGATGATCACCCACGTGCTGAAGCTGGAAGAGATCAACAAGGGCTTCGACCTGATGCATGCGGGCGAAAGCATCCGTTCGGTCGTGGTATACTGA
- a CDS encoding helix-turn-helix domain-containing protein, producing the protein MNDPALASMHPTELRATMARMNLSTQTELAKTIGVDRSTVSLWLDGRIGVPRPVAKLLRILSDAETGPSYPGCPDCPARHSVHDVACRARQ; encoded by the coding sequence GTGAACGACCCCGCCCTTGCCTCCATGCACCCAACCGAACTGCGCGCGACAATGGCGCGGATGAACCTCTCGACGCAGACCGAGCTGGCCAAGACGATCGGCGTCGATCGTTCGACCGTCAGCCTGTGGCTCGACGGGCGAATCGGCGTTCCCCGCCCGGTCGCCAAACTGCTCCGCATCCTTTCCGATGCCGAAACGGGTCCGTCATATCCGGGATGCCCCGACTGTCCGGCCCGCCACAGCGTCCACGACGTCGCCTGCCGGGCGCGCCAATAG
- a CDS encoding alpha/beta fold hydrolase, which translates to MTKAAIGRRELFAIDGARGDQTEAWIRAASPALADTLIEHAFGSIFALTTLSRREREMASVAILAAIGGAEPQLRLHVEAALRVGADRDEIVALVEHLSVYAGYPRAINMLRIVTEVFEEQAIPAALPSRTVTIGNMTTRMFDSGGDKPVMVLVHALGLDWRMWRDVIPPLCDRYRVVAYDLRGFGGAVEAEPASGAAHYAADLAELIESLDAGPVSVAGLSLGGTIALELALARPELVRGLAIIAATAWPFPAFAERADAARDHGVAAQLRSTLTRWFNPADLAENDWSVRYARDCVLRAQLPGWCAGWNALDRLDIADRLGEITLPTRVIAGECDASTPPGLMEKLLTIPGSRMDVIPGAPHMLALTHAAQLSALLLDLEN; encoded by the coding sequence ATGACCAAAGCAGCCATCGGACGCCGTGAACTCTTCGCCATCGACGGCGCACGCGGCGATCAGACCGAAGCGTGGATCCGCGCGGCATCGCCGGCATTGGCCGATACGCTGATCGAACACGCATTCGGCTCGATCTTCGCCCTGACCACGCTTTCGCGGCGCGAGCGTGAAATGGCATCGGTCGCGATCCTTGCGGCCATCGGCGGCGCGGAACCGCAATTGCGCCTTCATGTCGAAGCCGCGCTGCGTGTGGGCGCCGATCGCGACGAGATTGTCGCGCTGGTCGAGCATCTGTCGGTCTATGCCGGCTATCCGCGAGCCATCAACATGCTGCGCATCGTGACCGAGGTGTTCGAGGAGCAGGCGATCCCCGCGGCGCTTCCCAGCCGTACGGTCACAATCGGAAACATGACGACGCGCATGTTCGACAGCGGCGGTGACAAGCCGGTGATGGTGCTGGTGCACGCGCTGGGTCTCGATTGGCGGATGTGGCGCGACGTCATCCCGCCGCTTTGCGACCGCTATCGCGTCGTCGCCTACGATCTTCGCGGCTTCGGCGGTGCGGTGGAGGCCGAACCGGCGAGCGGGGCCGCCCACTACGCCGCGGATCTTGCCGAACTGATCGAAAGCCTCGATGCCGGGCCGGTGAGCGTGGCGGGACTATCGCTCGGCGGAACGATCGCATTGGAACTGGCGCTCGCGCGGCCCGAGCTGGTGCGTGGGCTTGCCATCATAGCCGCCACAGCATGGCCGTTTCCCGCCTTTGCAGAGAGAGCGGACGCCGCGCGCGATCACGGGGTTGCCGCACAGCTTCGATCGACCCTGACGCGGTGGTTCAATCCCGCCGACCTGGCCGAAAACGACTGGTCCGTACGCTATGCGCGCGATTGCGTCTTGCGGGCGCAATTGCCCGGCTGGTGCGCGGGCTGGAACGCGCTGGATAGGCTCGACATCGCCGATCGGCTCGGAGAGATCACGTTGCCGACGCGCGTTATCGCGGGCGAATGCGATGCGTCGACCCCGCCCGGACTGATGGAGAAGCTGCTGACCATCCCCGGAAGCCGGATGGACGTTATTCCCGGTGCGCCGCACATGCTCGCGCTCACGCACGCCGCGCAATTGTCTGCGCTGCTGCTCGACCTGGAGAACTAG
- a CDS encoding CPBP family intramembrane glutamic endopeptidase — protein sequence MPFTASKRRILLTYIAVLIGGYALFIAPNLFFGIFKVGGGLTGLNLAWVGLFQLASVTALVWWAVRSLGGSFRSIGWDFSEWPRQFAIGGAIGLAWALFEMLVLIPSHGGAEEPNVARIIENIDSQVIGLVGYLVWGVIGGGITEEIFNRGFTINVLRAVFDDKRLGLWVAATLSIVLFMVGHLPQNGFDWITILIPTLIYTGLFVFTGKLAAPIAAHAVHNAVVLGIIYARYIA from the coding sequence ATGCCTTTCACCGCGAGCAAGCGCCGTATTCTGCTAACCTATATCGCCGTGCTGATCGGCGGCTATGCGCTGTTCATCGCGCCCAACCTGTTTTTCGGAATCTTCAAGGTGGGCGGCGGACTGACCGGGCTAAACCTCGCTTGGGTGGGGCTGTTCCAGCTGGCAAGCGTCACCGCGCTGGTGTGGTGGGCGGTGCGCAGCCTCGGAGGCTCGTTCCGCTCGATCGGGTGGGATTTCAGCGAATGGCCGCGCCAGTTTGCGATCGGCGGCGCAATCGGGCTCGCTTGGGCATTGTTCGAAATGCTGGTGTTGATCCCCTCCCATGGCGGCGCGGAAGAGCCCAATGTCGCGCGGATCATCGAGAATATCGACAGCCAGGTGATCGGTCTGGTCGGCTACCTCGTGTGGGGCGTGATCGGCGGCGGCATCACCGAGGAAATCTTCAATCGCGGTTTCACCATCAACGTGCTGCGTGCGGTGTTCGATGACAAACGCCTCGGCCTTTGGGTCGCCGCGACGCTATCGATCGTGTTGTTCATGGTCGGCCACCTGCCGCAAAACGGGTTCGACTGGATCACGATCCTGATCCCGACACTGATCTATACCGGCTTGTTCGTGTTCACCGGCAAACTCGCCGCGCCGATCGCTGCCCACGCAGTGCATAATGCAGTCGTTCTGGGAATCATCTACGCGCGGTACATCGCCTGA
- a CDS encoding winged helix-turn-helix domain-containing protein, giving the protein MILADDAHFIGKCRISHPRACTVLVGVASSPDRAQLLRRGFGDVLSPETSLGELAARASLALERACSLPRYRRVGGLTLDLERRDGFVGSAALVLHPREFAMLWHLAKVGDVGASRTELLREVWDVHHEPETNSVAVHAFRIRAKLRHHALDAMLQTDRSGRYRLKGLDAGPWLGESTGKESMPDETVLR; this is encoded by the coding sequence GTGATCCTGGCGGATGATGCCCATTTCATTGGCAAATGCCGTATCTCCCATCCGCGCGCCTGCACTGTTCTGGTTGGCGTCGCATCCTCGCCGGATCGTGCGCAATTGCTGCGCCGGGGCTTTGGCGATGTGCTCAGTCCGGAAACATCGCTGGGCGAATTGGCGGCGCGTGCAAGCCTCGCACTGGAACGGGCCTGCAGCCTGCCCCGCTATCGCAGGGTCGGCGGGCTCACACTCGATCTCGAGCGCCGCGACGGTTTCGTCGGGTCTGCTGCACTCGTGCTCCATCCGCGCGAATTTGCGATGTTGTGGCACTTGGCGAAAGTCGGCGATGTCGGGGCCAGCCGTACCGAGCTTCTGCGCGAGGTGTGGGACGTCCATCACGAGCCCGAGACCAATTCGGTTGCCGTCCACGCCTTTCGCATCCGGGCGAAGCTCCGCCACCACGCCCTCGACGCGATGCTCCAGACCGATCGCAGCGGTCGATACCGGCTGAAGGGTCTGGACGCGGGACCATGGCTGGGCGAGAGTACGGGCAAGGAGAGCATGCCCGATGAAACTGTCTTACGATAA
- a CDS encoding TorF family putative porin has product MRTGNLFASSALAVCASLALAAPAAAQDEDESDASDLTISGSVDLVSDYRFRGVSFSDEDPAIQGSINLEHSSGFYIGTWASSLEDSGLYGSIEVDLYAGYATEIAPGTGLDIGLLYYAYPNGDSAFGDAEYFEPYVSLTQALGPVDATIGAAYAPSQDALGNADNIYLHGGLDAPLPGTPISLSAHAGYSDGSLAYVGSYWDWSLGASADIGPLTVGIAYIDTDLPDVPGQDTAVVFSISAGF; this is encoded by the coding sequence ATGCGTACGGGAAATCTCTTCGCCTCGAGTGCCCTGGCAGTCTGTGCCAGCCTTGCCCTGGCCGCACCGGCCGCGGCCCAGGATGAGGACGAGAGCGATGCCAGCGATCTGACCATCAGTGGCAGTGTCGACCTGGTCTCCGATTACCGCTTCCGCGGCGTGTCCTTTTCCGATGAAGATCCGGCGATCCAGGGATCGATCAATCTCGAACATTCGAGCGGTTTCTACATCGGTACCTGGGCATCCTCGCTCGAAGACAGCGGTTTGTATGGCAGCATCGAAGTCGATCTCTATGCCGGTTACGCCACCGAAATCGCGCCCGGCACGGGGCTCGATATCGGCCTGCTCTATTACGCCTATCCCAATGGCGACAGCGCATTCGGTGACGCCGAATATTTCGAACCCTATGTTTCGCTCACCCAGGCTCTCGGACCGGTCGACGCGACGATCGGTGCTGCCTATGCACCGAGCCAGGATGCGCTGGGCAATGCCGACAATATCTATCTCCATGGCGGGCTCGACGCACCGTTGCCGGGGACCCCGATCAGCCTGTCGGCGCATGCCGGCTATTCCGATGGCAGCCTCGCCTATGTCGGAAGCTATTGGGACTGGTCCTTGGGCGCGAGCGCGGACATCGGCCCGCTGACGGTCGGCATCGCCTACATCGACACCGATCTGCCCGACGTGCCCGGGCAGGATACAGCCGTGGTCTTCTCGATCAGCGCGGGATTCTGA
- a CDS encoding VOC family protein has translation MFNHIMIGTNDIEKSKAFYEKVLAVLGVETTFENSADSGHKRVFFSHDGDILALSEPINDEIATCANGMTIGFKCSSAEQVKELHDVAIANGGTSIEDPPGLRETSIGSAHLSYFRDLDGHKVCGIYRPK, from the coding sequence ATGTTCAATCACATCATGATCGGCACCAACGACATCGAGAAATCGAAGGCCTTCTACGAAAAGGTCCTCGCCGTGCTCGGCGTCGAGACGACGTTCGAGAACAGCGCCGATAGCGGCCACAAGCGCGTGTTCTTCAGCCATGACGGCGATATCCTGGCGCTGAGCGAGCCGATCAATGACGAGATCGCGACCTGCGCCAACGGGATGACGATCGGCTTCAAGTGTTCGTCGGCCGAGCAGGTCAAGGAACTGCACGACGTCGCGATTGCCAATGGCGGCACCAGCATCGAAGACCCGCCCGGCCTGCGCGAGACCAGCATCGGCTCGGCGCATCTGAGCTATTTCCGCGATCTCGACGGACACAAGGTCTGCGGGATCTATCGTCCGAAATGA
- a CDS encoding crotonase/enoyl-CoA hydratase family protein: MKLSYDNNERVTIEVEDHVAQVRLVRGDKMNALDPDMFEAILRAQFALSKSEGVRAVVLSGEGRAFCAGLDLASMATVGENEITPITERTYGNANKYQEVSVGWRKLPMPVIAAVHGVCFGGGLQIASGADIRIAHPETRMAIMELKWGIVPDMGGFLLWQGTVRDDVLRKLVYTYEEFTGEEALKLGLATEVSDEPLARATELAHTIADRSPDAIREAKGLFGSYLNHTPDEILMEESVRQQRLMGTKNQMEAVASQMAKRKGKFED, translated from the coding sequence ATGAAACTGTCTTACGATAACAACGAACGCGTCACGATCGAGGTGGAAGACCACGTCGCGCAGGTACGCCTAGTGCGCGGCGACAAGATGAACGCGCTCGATCCGGACATGTTCGAAGCGATCCTGCGTGCGCAATTCGCGCTGTCCAAATCCGAAGGCGTGCGCGCGGTGGTGCTTTCGGGTGAAGGGCGCGCCTTCTGCGCCGGCCTGGATCTCGCGAGCATGGCCACGGTCGGCGAGAATGAAATAACGCCGATCACCGAACGCACCTATGGCAATGCCAACAAGTACCAGGAAGTTTCGGTCGGCTGGCGCAAGCTGCCGATGCCGGTGATCGCGGCGGTCCACGGCGTGTGCTTCGGCGGCGGACTTCAGATCGCCAGCGGAGCCGATATCCGCATCGCCCATCCCGAAACGCGGATGGCGATCATGGAACTGAAATGGGGCATCGTGCCCGATATGGGTGGCTTTCTCCTGTGGCAGGGCACGGTGCGCGACGACGTGCTGCGCAAGCTGGTCTACACCTATGAAGAATTCACCGGCGAGGAGGCGCTGAAGCTGGGCCTGGCGACCGAGGTGTCAGACGAGCCACTCGCCCGCGCGACCGAACTCGCCCACACCATCGCCGATCGCAGCCCCGACGCGATCCGCGAGGCCAAGGGCCTGTTCGGCAGCTACCTGAACCATACGCCGGACGAAATCCTGATGGAGGAATCGGTCCGCCAGCAACGGCTGATGGGCACGAAGAACCAGATGGAAGCCGTCGCCAGCCAGATGGCGAAGCGAAAGGGGAAGTTCGAGGACTAA